In Deltaproteobacteria bacterium, a single window of DNA contains:
- a CDS encoding glycosyltransferase, which translates to MRNLVRRIAFVGSPDRAVCESLREYGYRVDGVSGDSIVGLARELYGLRPALVHARQNHLKSALVGRLLDVPVVLHAGRADVGSLTARAARMSSRTLCAGAAVREALVAEGATASTTCVLRSLLDVKDDLRAAAIFPPMLDPAIRWVVAASPCDGPERGHQDLLLAFLSIARTRPRLKLLIAGEGSEAARLRSQAEAAGMLNRVLVHGVCLEQLPSLFGRAVAVVAPSRSGSSPDPVPEALAVGAPVVATATGSHPTWVREGRTGWLVPPRAPVALAARLAQVVDDAIVAKKVGDNARAAALELAAPRAVAQELARCYAAISRIPPQPYAGIYIEGPRRLQRA; encoded by the coding sequence ATGCGAAACCTCGTTCGCAGGATTGCGTTCGTCGGCTCGCCGGACCGCGCGGTGTGCGAGTCGCTGCGCGAGTACGGGTACCGCGTCGACGGCGTATCGGGCGACAGCATCGTCGGGCTCGCCCGCGAGCTGTATGGCCTTCGGCCGGCGCTCGTCCATGCGCGGCAGAACCACCTCAAGTCCGCCCTCGTCGGCAGGCTGCTCGACGTGCCTGTCGTCCTGCATGCCGGGCGCGCCGACGTTGGATCGTTGACGGCGCGGGCGGCGCGGATGAGCAGCCGGACGCTCTGTGCCGGCGCCGCGGTACGGGAGGCACTGGTCGCGGAAGGCGCGACCGCGTCCACGACCTGCGTGCTGCGCAGCTTGCTCGATGTGAAGGACGACCTGCGGGCCGCCGCGATCTTCCCGCCGATGCTCGATCCGGCAATTCGCTGGGTGGTCGCGGCCTCGCCTTGCGACGGCCCCGAGCGCGGGCACCAGGACCTCCTGCTCGCGTTCCTCTCGATCGCGCGCACCCGGCCCCGGCTGAAGCTGCTGATCGCGGGCGAAGGTTCCGAGGCGGCGAGGCTGCGCAGCCAGGCCGAAGCCGCGGGCATGCTCAATCGGGTGCTCGTCCATGGAGTCTGCCTCGAGCAGTTGCCGTCGCTGTTCGGGCGCGCGGTCGCCGTCGTCGCGCCGAGCCGATCCGGCAGCTCGCCGGACCCCGTACCCGAGGCGCTCGCGGTAGGCGCTCCCGTCGTCGCCACTGCGACGGGCTCGCATCCCACGTGGGTTCGGGAAGGACGCACCGGCTGGTTGGTGCCGCCGCGCGCTCCGGTGGCGTTGGCGGCCAGGCTTGCACAGGTGGTCGACGACGCGATCGTCGCGAAGAAAGTGGGCGACAACGCGCGGGCGGCCGCTCTCGAGCTTGCGGCCCCGCGCGCCGTCGCGCAGGAGCTCGCGCGCTGCTACGCGGCAATCTCGCGCATTCCGCCGCAGCCTTACGCCGGCATCTACATCGAGGGTCCGAGGCGACTGCAGCGGGCCTGA
- a CDS encoding polysaccharide biosynthesis protein, giving the protein MIMARPGGILRQAGPLMLGRGGATVLGFALPLILTRLLPQAQFGTYKQIWLVVTTAYFMLQLGLAQSLYYFVPRKDGRARVWLTQASLSLVTLGGVCAVALYAARFAVARQFANPGLADFGLQMALITWLMIASAPLEISLTAEGRVRTAAMIIFLSDAVRVVASVVPLLLGMGLQGFFWAYVLHGGVRFALQCWFFFRRGRPRIEWDLFREQLAYALPFGAALLLEIAQRTFHQWAVGWSVDAAAFAIYAQGCFQVPIINLLYAPISDILQVRLAEPGAREHRVHLFHDANLRLAAVFFPFTAGLVAAASLFVPALFTHLYDASVPIFRVAILLTPFAALPLDGVLRAMGQTRYLFRIFFWRLLLTVAAVLLGLKLFGMVGAISGHAIAESAIRVAMLDRVRRELEVSWKEVLPWRQLSVIGVASLVACVPATLISQMAAESPRPFLALCAAGALYCAVYLTVIAMIPGEGTPVARVRRVLLGSAPAAAT; this is encoded by the coding sequence ATGATCATGGCCAGGCCCGGCGGAATCCTCAGACAGGCCGGGCCCCTGATGCTCGGCCGCGGCGGAGCGACGGTCCTCGGGTTCGCGCTTCCGCTGATCCTCACCAGGCTGCTCCCGCAGGCGCAGTTCGGTACGTACAAGCAGATCTGGCTGGTGGTGACCACCGCCTACTTCATGCTCCAGCTCGGACTGGCGCAGAGTCTCTACTACTTCGTTCCCCGCAAGGACGGACGCGCCCGCGTTTGGCTGACGCAGGCGTCGCTCTCGCTCGTCACACTGGGCGGAGTCTGCGCCGTGGCGTTGTACGCGGCCCGGTTCGCGGTCGCGAGACAGTTCGCCAATCCCGGGCTGGCGGATTTCGGTCTGCAGATGGCGCTGATCACCTGGCTGATGATCGCCTCCGCGCCGCTGGAGATCTCGCTGACGGCGGAGGGACGCGTTCGCACCGCCGCAATGATCATCTTCCTCTCCGACGCGGTGCGCGTGGTGGCGAGCGTCGTGCCGCTCCTGCTCGGGATGGGGCTGCAGGGTTTCTTCTGGGCCTACGTCCTCCATGGCGGCGTGCGCTTCGCGCTGCAATGCTGGTTCTTTTTTCGCCGCGGCCGGCCGCGCATCGAATGGGACTTGTTTCGCGAGCAGCTCGCATATGCCCTGCCGTTCGGCGCCGCCCTCTTGCTCGAGATCGCGCAGCGGACGTTCCACCAGTGGGCGGTCGGCTGGAGCGTGGATGCGGCTGCGTTCGCCATCTACGCGCAAGGCTGCTTCCAGGTGCCGATCATCAACCTCCTCTACGCGCCCATCAGCGACATCCTCCAGGTCCGGCTCGCCGAGCCCGGCGCGCGCGAGCACCGGGTGCACCTGTTCCACGACGCGAATCTGCGGCTGGCCGCCGTGTTCTTCCCGTTCACCGCCGGCCTCGTCGCCGCGGCCTCGCTCTTCGTCCCTGCGCTCTTCACCCACCTGTACGACGCCAGCGTTCCCATCTTCCGCGTCGCCATCCTGCTCACGCCCTTCGCCGCGTTGCCGCTCGACGGCGTCCTGCGGGCGATGGGCCAGACCAGGTACCTTTTCCGCATCTTCTTCTGGCGCCTGCTGCTCACGGTTGCGGCGGTGCTTCTCGGCCTGAAGCTGTTCGGCATGGTGGGCGCGATCAGCGGTCATGCGATCGCGGAGTCGGCCATCCGGGTGGCCATGCTCGACCGCGTCCGCCGCGAGCTGGAGGTGAGCTGGAAGGAGGTGCTGCCCTGGCGGCAGCTCTCCGTGATCGGCGTGGCCTCGCTCGTCGCATGTGTACCCGCCACGCTGATCTCGCAGATGGCCGCGGAGTCGCCGCGGCCTTTCCTCGCGCTCTGCGCGGCCGGAGCGCTCTATTGTGCCGTCTACCTGACAGTCATCGCGATGATTCCAGGGGAAGGAACCCCGGTGGCACGGGTTCGCCGCGTGCTGCTCGGAAGCGCTCCTGCGGCAGCGACCTAG
- a CDS encoding polysaccharide deacetylase, which translates to MGELKERGLHVLRRVAKGAAALALHYSGARELLSAVQRRAVGGRRVLILSYHRVVADFGLEEKRSLYTLNIEQRTFRRHLEVLQESHDVVSLEDALSVLDGTRQAARDVAVITFDDGYRDVYSHAFPVMRDLRVPGIVYVPSSFVGTDRRLGHDRLFAALRRMRERGIGPMAVGVGNPGERWLIDAFEGNAQPVIVLERLIGRHPTPGLLRLADALEDRLGLGSHRPPDGELPVTWEMLKEMEAHGLVTGAHSAEHTVLTNQRLDDARREIAQCKAALEKGLKKPIRHFAYCNGYYSAGVAQALKAEGFISAATTEDMPNAPGVDPFALKRKVLWEGSSCGILGFYSKPLVACQFEDTFVMLALQKPVMGARPTNFGTADRPGAGRGISAHG; encoded by the coding sequence ATGGGTGAGCTGAAGGAGCGCGGGCTTCACGTGTTGCGGCGCGTGGCAAAGGGCGCCGCGGCGCTGGCGCTGCATTACTCCGGCGCTCGCGAGCTCCTCTCGGCGGTCCAGCGGCGTGCCGTGGGCGGCCGGCGCGTCCTGATCCTGAGCTATCACCGCGTGGTTGCCGACTTCGGCCTCGAGGAGAAGCGCAGCCTCTACACGCTGAACATCGAGCAGAGGACGTTCCGCCGCCATCTCGAGGTGCTGCAGGAGAGCCACGACGTGGTCTCGCTGGAGGATGCGCTCTCCGTCCTCGACGGCACGCGCCAGGCGGCGCGCGACGTCGCCGTGATCACCTTCGACGACGGCTACCGCGACGTCTACAGCCACGCTTTTCCGGTGATGCGCGATCTGCGCGTTCCCGGCATCGTCTACGTCCCGTCCTCCTTCGTCGGAACGGATCGGCGCCTCGGTCACGACCGGCTCTTCGCAGCTCTGCGGAGGATGCGGGAGCGCGGGATCGGCCCCATGGCGGTGGGAGTCGGCAACCCCGGCGAGCGCTGGCTGATCGACGCCTTCGAAGGCAACGCGCAGCCTGTCATCGTCCTCGAGCGGCTGATCGGGCGCCATCCCACGCCCGGCCTCCTGCGGCTGGCGGACGCGCTCGAAGATCGTCTCGGTCTTGGATCGCACAGGCCGCCCGACGGCGAGCTGCCGGTGACGTGGGAGATGCTGAAGGAGATGGAGGCGCACGGCCTCGTCACCGGCGCGCACAGTGCCGAGCACACGGTGCTGACGAACCAGCGCCTCGACGACGCCCGCCGCGAGATCGCTCAGTGCAAGGCAGCGCTGGAGAAGGGCCTGAAGAAACCGATCCGGCACTTCGCCTACTGCAACGGTTACTACAGCGCGGGTGTGGCGCAGGCGCTCAAAGCGGAAGGCTTCATCAGTGCGGCCACCACCGAGGACATGCCGAATGCGCCCGGCGTCGACCCGTTTGCGCTCAAGCGCAAGGTGCTCTGGGAGGGTTCCTCCTGCGGCATCCTCGGGTTCTACTCGAAGCCGCTCGTCGCCTGCCAGTTCGAGGACACCTTCGTCATGCTCGCGCTGCAGAAGCCGGTGATGGGCGCGCGCCCGACGAACTTCGGGACCGCGGACAGGCCGGGCGCGGGGCGGGGGATCTCCGCGCACGGATGA
- a CDS encoding GNAT family N-acetyltransferase, translated as MSEARVIEVLPIETTIGAPGAGEWRDLNLRSRSGNMFLGPEWLEPWWKHFGEGRDLATLCVREGGRLIGLLPVFIETARLGGVEVRRLAFLGDGDTGCDDLDLLSEPGREREVIEHCLARLVELPWDVCDLDGLWRESFTALQLAQRFPPGTAAGILRDGRVRYVCPYIPLTGTWEQYLEGLGRRENLRRREKWLYRQPGVSVGCARTPQDAVRATEEFLQLHRARWSVEGGSDGLSDERHEAFHRDAAQRLAQAGMLRMYTLYAARRPVASVYGVIHGAKFNYYQSGYDPNWACKSVGLVLLARTVQDAFGEGLKEFDFLRGNEGYKADWSRGERWTIQIRLWRGTRARAARAALGATLFARAAVKAALPQRALRMIRKARRLLREPFKTMQEP; from the coding sequence GTGAGCGAGGCGCGCGTGATCGAGGTGCTCCCGATCGAGACGACGATCGGCGCACCCGGCGCCGGGGAATGGCGCGATCTGAACTTGCGCTCGCGCAGCGGGAACATGTTCCTGGGCCCGGAATGGCTGGAGCCGTGGTGGAAGCACTTCGGCGAAGGCCGCGACCTGGCCACGCTCTGCGTGCGCGAGGGCGGACGTCTCATCGGCCTGCTTCCGGTTTTCATCGAGACCGCGCGGCTGGGAGGCGTCGAGGTCCGCCGCCTGGCGTTCCTCGGCGACGGCGACACCGGCTGCGACGACCTCGACCTGCTCTCGGAGCCTGGCCGCGAGCGGGAGGTCATCGAGCATTGCCTGGCCAGGCTCGTCGAGCTGCCCTGGGACGTCTGCGATCTCGACGGCCTCTGGCGCGAGAGCTTCACCGCGCTCCAGCTGGCGCAGCGCTTTCCGCCCGGGACGGCCGCCGGCATCCTGCGCGACGGACGCGTGCGATACGTCTGTCCATACATCCCGCTCACCGGGACCTGGGAGCAGTATCTCGAAGGCCTTGGGCGGAGGGAAAACCTCCGGAGGCGCGAGAAGTGGCTCTACCGGCAGCCGGGCGTCTCCGTCGGTTGTGCCCGCACCCCGCAGGACGCGGTCAGGGCGACCGAGGAGTTCCTCCAGCTTCACCGCGCCCGCTGGTCGGTCGAAGGTGGCTCCGACGGCCTCAGCGACGAGCGGCACGAGGCGTTCCACCGTGACGCGGCGCAGCGCCTCGCGCAGGCGGGCATGCTCCGCATGTACACGCTTTACGCGGCGCGCCGTCCGGTCGCCTCCGTCTACGGCGTCATCCATGGCGCGAAGTTCAACTATTACCAATCCGGCTACGACCCGAATTGGGCCTGCAAGTCGGTGGGGCTCGTGCTGCTGGCGCGCACGGTCCAGGACGCTTTCGGCGAAGGTCTGAAGGAGTTCGATTTCCTGCGCGGCAACGAGGGGTACAAGGCCGACTGGTCGCGCGGGGAACGTTGGACCATCCAGATCCGTCTCTGGCGCGGCACGCGCGCGCGCGCGGCGCGGGCGGCGCTCGGAGCAACCCTCTTTGCCCGCGCAGCAGTGAAGGCCGCCTTGCCGCAGCGGGCGCTGCGGATGATCCGCAAGGCGCGCCGGCTCCTGCGCGAGCCGTTCAAAACCATGCAGGAGCCGTGA
- a CDS encoding aminotransferase DegT has protein sequence MANTAQRLRVAEGRGEKAPTPQRTVPAMQTTWPHMLFPRIAATVPLVFPFDQPGLRYRYFARNAVWDAVQLLGLAGKKVLVPAYHHGVELETLLAAGVQPVFFRVDSQMRADFEDAKAKSAGAAALYVIHYAGFPQDMHAARQLANELGVPVIEDCALALLSRDGEKPLGSFGDLSVFCLYKTIPVPNGGALLARGDYAKKLDLLAPVRPPALASTASHLIGNMLSNLELRTGEVGRRVRQAMRDAGRWVVRRANVERVATGTQHFNIDDVQLGMSAASHLVLRNQDTAGIVERRRRNYFLLYAALRDVAPPVTGELKPGVCPLFYPMPVDDKAGAMARLLARGVETVDFWRVRHPAVPPGLFPEVDRLRERVLELPVHQDLSPADAEHVATCVRELLR, from the coding sequence ATGGCAAACACGGCGCAGCGACTGCGGGTCGCGGAAGGCAGGGGCGAAAAGGCCCCCACGCCCCAGCGGACGGTTCCGGCCATGCAGACGACGTGGCCGCACATGCTGTTCCCGCGGATCGCCGCTACGGTGCCGCTGGTCTTTCCTTTCGACCAGCCGGGCCTGCGCTATCGCTATTTCGCGCGGAACGCCGTCTGGGATGCCGTTCAGCTGCTCGGGCTCGCCGGCAAGAAAGTGCTCGTGCCCGCCTATCACCACGGCGTCGAGCTGGAGACGCTGCTCGCCGCGGGCGTGCAGCCGGTCTTCTTCCGCGTCGATTCGCAGATGCGGGCGGACTTCGAGGACGCGAAGGCGAAGTCCGCCGGAGCGGCGGCGCTATACGTCATCCACTACGCCGGGTTCCCCCAGGACATGCACGCGGCGCGGCAGCTCGCGAACGAGCTGGGCGTCCCCGTGATCGAGGATTGCGCGCTGGCGCTCCTCTCGCGCGACGGTGAGAAGCCGCTCGGCTCCTTCGGCGACCTCTCCGTCTTCTGCCTCTACAAGACCATTCCGGTCCCGAACGGGGGCGCGCTGCTCGCCCGTGGCGACTACGCGAAGAAGCTGGACCTGCTTGCGCCGGTGCGGCCGCCGGCGCTGGCCAGTACCGCCTCGCACCTGATCGGCAACATGCTCTCGAATCTCGAGCTGCGCACCGGCGAGGTGGGCAGGCGCGTCCGGCAAGCCATGCGCGACGCCGGACGCTGGGTGGTCCGGCGCGCGAACGTCGAGCGCGTCGCCACGGGGACGCAGCACTTCAACATCGACGACGTCCAGCTGGGGATGAGCGCGGCGAGCCATCTGGTGCTGCGCAACCAGGACACCGCCGGGATCGTCGAACGCCGCCGCAGGAACTACTTCCTGCTCTACGCCGCGCTCCGCGACGTGGCGCCGCCGGTGACGGGCGAGCTCAAGCCAGGCGTCTGTCCGCTCTTCTATCCGATGCCGGTGGACGACAAGGCGGGCGCGATGGCGCGCCTGCTCGCGCGCGGCGTGGAGACCGTCGACTTCTGGCGCGTGCGGCATCCGGCGGTGCCCCCCGGCCTCTTCCCCGAAGTCGACCGGCTGCGGGAGCGCGTGCTCGAGTTGCCGGTCCACCAGGACCTCTCACCGGCAGACGCGGAGCACGTCGCGACCTGCGTGCGGGAGCTCTTGCGGTGA
- a CDS encoding GNAT family N-acetyltransferase produces the protein MSVALKQQPEPELRLDVVEGRDAFVQLEREWNAALSRGPRDEPMLRHEWLRAWIENFAPGATLRTFMARAGKEICAAVPLIETRERSADTCFVPMTTWHTPSNDHSQRGGVLLGRRGEEGLRMIWERLAETPGWDRLRLRDLPAGAPEWQLRDWAEEAGYLCGLWVSLRSPYLLLPKSYDAVEKALDAKFRQNLRRRKRRLAEKGEIKYAQVDGKDAKALDAALADFLEIEAGGWKGKDGTAIALRPELVGFYTQIARDAAKRGALALGTLTLGGKPVAAHLSVVHAQRHFLIKIGYDEALHEHSPGQQMVSEAIHDSCERGLAEFDFLGPCMEWKLDWESQLRTHFWLTIFRPTRAGKLVHGARFVGWPILRALLRRN, from the coding sequence ATGAGCGTTGCGCTCAAGCAGCAGCCCGAGCCCGAGCTGCGCCTCGACGTCGTCGAGGGACGCGATGCGTTCGTGCAGCTCGAGCGGGAATGGAACGCCGCCCTCTCGCGCGGGCCGCGCGACGAGCCCATGCTCCGCCACGAGTGGCTGCGGGCATGGATCGAGAATTTCGCGCCCGGAGCGACGCTGCGGACGTTCATGGCGCGCGCCGGCAAGGAGATCTGCGCCGCGGTTCCGCTGATCGAGACGAGGGAACGGAGCGCCGACACGTGCTTCGTCCCGATGACCACCTGGCACACCCCGAGCAACGACCACTCGCAACGGGGTGGCGTCCTCCTGGGTCGCCGGGGCGAGGAAGGCCTGCGGATGATCTGGGAGCGGCTGGCGGAGACCCCGGGATGGGATCGCCTCCGCTTGCGCGACCTGCCCGCCGGCGCGCCCGAGTGGCAGCTGCGTGACTGGGCGGAGGAGGCCGGGTACCTCTGCGGCCTCTGGGTCTCGCTCCGTTCGCCGTACCTGTTGCTGCCGAAGAGCTACGACGCCGTGGAGAAGGCGCTGGACGCCAAGTTCCGCCAGAACCTGAGGCGACGAAAGCGGCGCCTCGCCGAGAAGGGCGAGATCAAGTACGCGCAGGTGGACGGCAAGGATGCGAAGGCGCTCGACGCGGCTCTCGCGGACTTCCTCGAGATCGAGGCGGGGGGATGGAAGGGCAAGGACGGAACCGCCATCGCCCTGCGCCCCGAGCTGGTGGGCTTCTATACGCAGATCGCGCGAGACGCGGCGAAGCGCGGCGCTCTCGCCCTTGGCACGCTGACCCTCGGCGGCAAGCCGGTGGCCGCGCATCTGAGCGTCGTCCACGCCCAACGCCATTTCCTCATCAAGATCGGCTACGACGAGGCGCTGCACGAGCACTCGCCCGGGCAGCAGATGGTATCCGAGGCCATCCACGACTCGTGCGAGCGCGGTCTCGCCGAGTTCGATTTCCTCGGCCCTTGCATGGAGTGGAAGCTGGACTGGGAGAGCCAGTTGAGGACGCACTTCTGGCTCACCATCTTCCGGCCGACGCGGGCGGGAAAGCTGGTCCACGGGGCGCGCTTCGTGGGTTGGCCCATACTGCGTGCGCTGTTGCGGAGGAACTGA
- a CDS encoding exopolysaccharide biosynthesis polyprenyl glycosylphosphotransferase yields MAEAKVAARRPPEEKPLAAVVPLPTHPNPAIAVTARTLTGAVRDLRVDTVVIAADERRSRMPIEEFIRLRLSGVTVLPAQRFAERVLRRIPMALVRPSDLAIGEGLNSPVRTAAKRVFDLVMSSILVVCTAPLLAVLSILIKLDSKGPVFYFQERVGRGGRIYRLHKLRTMRKDAETHSGPVWASHRDPRVTRMGAFLRKTRLDEIPQVFAVFRGDMSFVGPRPERPFFVQQLKTQIPFYGLREAVKPGITGWAQIRYSYGSSVEDACAKLEYDLYYVQHQSLFLDLAICFHTVKIVLFGRGAR; encoded by the coding sequence ATGGCGGAGGCGAAGGTCGCCGCGCGACGTCCGCCGGAGGAGAAGCCTCTCGCGGCGGTCGTGCCGCTTCCCACGCACCCGAATCCTGCCATCGCGGTGACCGCGCGGACGCTCACCGGAGCGGTGCGCGACCTGCGCGTCGACACGGTGGTGATCGCCGCCGACGAGCGGCGTTCGCGCATGCCCATCGAGGAGTTCATCCGCCTGCGGCTGTCGGGAGTGACGGTCCTGCCCGCGCAGAGGTTCGCCGAGCGCGTGCTGCGCCGCATCCCCATGGCGCTGGTACGGCCGAGCGATCTCGCCATCGGCGAGGGCCTGAACTCGCCGGTCCGCACGGCCGCCAAGCGCGTGTTCGATCTGGTGATGAGCAGCATCCTGGTCGTCTGCACCGCCCCGCTCCTGGCCGTGCTGTCGATCCTGATCAAGCTCGACTCCAAAGGGCCGGTCTTCTACTTCCAGGAGCGCGTCGGCCGGGGAGGGAGGATCTACCGGCTCCACAAGCTCCGCACGATGCGCAAGGACGCGGAAACGCATTCCGGGCCGGTCTGGGCCTCGCACCGCGATCCGCGCGTCACCCGGATGGGCGCCTTCCTCCGCAAGACGCGCCTCGACGAGATTCCTCAGGTGTTTGCCGTCTTCCGCGGCGACATGTCGTTCGTGGGCCCGCGGCCGGAGCGGCCGTTCTTCGTGCAGCAGCTCAAGACGCAGATCCCGTTCTACGGGCTGCGCGAGGCGGTGAAGCCTGGAATCACCGGTTGGGCACAGATCCGGTATTCGTACGGCTCTTCGGTCGAGGACGCCTGCGCCAAGCTCGAGTACGACCTGTACTACGTGCAGCACCAGTCGCTCTTCCTCGATCTGGCGATCTGCTTCCACACCGTGAAGATCGTCCTCTTCGGTCGGGGCGCGCGATGA
- a CDS encoding CpsD/CapB family tyrosine-protein kinase gives MEGGAAETSVDERLVALTAPMSAAAEQYRMLLHRLRHIRSLRGEAIQGGAVVAVTSAIRGEGVSLTAANLALTAARSRDARVALVDCDLRRGGLAQLFDMGGRAGLADVLTGKTEVGEALGRYHEGHLAVIAAGRAPGAESASLLAGPRFAQTLSLLRTLFDEIYLDVPPALATADAQVVAYKADGIVMVARAGNTPREQVAAAVRSLQGAPVWGLVLNGVEPSRVPAPLPLVKGQLPSGK, from the coding sequence ATCGAGGGCGGAGCGGCGGAGACGTCGGTCGACGAGCGGCTGGTCGCCCTGACCGCGCCGATGAGCGCGGCCGCCGAGCAGTACCGCATGCTGTTGCACCGGCTGCGGCACATCCGGTCGCTGCGGGGCGAGGCCATCCAGGGCGGCGCCGTCGTCGCCGTGACCAGCGCGATCCGGGGCGAAGGCGTTTCGCTGACGGCGGCCAACCTGGCGCTGACGGCGGCGCGCTCGCGCGATGCCCGGGTGGCGCTGGTGGACTGCGACCTGCGACGCGGCGGGCTCGCGCAGCTCTTCGACATGGGGGGAAGGGCAGGTCTCGCGGACGTCCTCACCGGCAAGACGGAGGTGGGCGAGGCGCTGGGCCGTTACCACGAGGGACACCTCGCGGTGATCGCCGCCGGGCGGGCCCCGGGGGCCGAGTCGGCGTCGCTGCTCGCGGGGCCGCGCTTCGCGCAGACCCTCTCGCTCCTGCGCACGCTCTTCGACGAGATCTATCTCGACGTTCCGCCCGCGCTGGCGACGGCGGACGCCCAGGTGGTCGCGTACAAGGCGGACGGCATCGTGATGGTCGCGCGCGCGGGCAACACGCCTCGCGAGCAGGTGGCCGCCGCGGTGCGCTCGCTGCAAGGCGCGCCCGTCTGGGGCCTGGTGCTCAACGGCGTCGAGCCGTCCCGCGTTCCCGCCCCCTTGCCTTTGGTCAAGGGTCAACTCCCGAGTGGCAAGTAA
- a CDS encoding sugar ABC transporter substrate-binding protein has protein sequence MSRGVGIWMAVLAVAVGCSHAAPVQDDEVKHITEFRLSREDVVEVSVWKEPELSRTVPIRPDGKITLPLLGDVRAEGLTPRELEATVQKQLASLVRDPHVTVIVHDVNGQRVFVTGMVGHPGAFPLRNSMGVLQALALAGGLAEFADRGSISVLRADGRRLEVAYDDLVTGKSKVTLGPGDTVVVP, from the coding sequence ATGTCGAGGGGTGTCGGAATCTGGATGGCGGTGTTGGCGGTCGCGGTGGGTTGCTCGCACGCCGCCCCGGTGCAGGACGACGAGGTGAAGCACATCACCGAGTTCCGGCTCAGCCGCGAGGACGTCGTCGAGGTCTCGGTGTGGAAGGAGCCGGAGCTGTCGCGCACGGTGCCCATCCGGCCGGACGGCAAGATCACCCTCCCGCTGCTGGGCGACGTGAGGGCCGAAGGGCTCACGCCGCGCGAGCTGGAGGCGACCGTGCAGAAGCAGCTCGCCTCGCTGGTCCGCGACCCGCACGTGACCGTCATCGTCCACGACGTGAACGGACAGCGCGTCTTCGTCACCGGCATGGTGGGACACCCCGGCGCGTTCCCGCTGCGCAACAGCATGGGCGTGCTGCAGGCGCTCGCGCTCGCCGGCGGACTCGCCGAGTTCGCCGATCGCGGCAGCATCAGCGTGCTGCGCGCCGACGGCCGCAGGCTCGAGGTCGCGTACGACGACCTGGTCACCGGCAAGAGCAAGGTGACGCTCGGGCCGGGCGACACCGTGGTGGTGCCGTAG